The following are encoded in a window of Pseudomonas graminis genomic DNA:
- a CDS encoding pilin, with the protein MNLQKGFTLIELMIVVAIIGILAAIAIPQYQDYVVRARWADNNTAIAPVKAAIAECLQTNNGVLASCDTAQRLQTTVGYAGLPAGTPNMAPVTLTAATAAIVVTGTAAAGGCTVTWTPTVDANRISWLGVTGGGCTRSRTGV; encoded by the coding sequence ATGAATTTACAAAAAGGTTTTACGTTAATCGAGCTGATGATTGTCGTGGCGATCATCGGGATCCTGGCCGCTATCGCAATCCCTCAATATCAGGATTACGTTGTACGTGCCCGCTGGGCTGACAACAACACTGCAATTGCTCCTGTGAAAGCGGCAATTGCGGAGTGCTTGCAGACCAACAACGGGGTTCTGGCTAGCTGCGACACTGCTCAAAGGCTGCAGACAACCGTTGGATATGCAGGGTTGCCTGCTGGGACGCCTAACATGGCCCCTGTCACACTCACTGCTGCCACTGCAGCTATTGTCGTCACTGGCACAGCGGCGGCCGGCGGTTGTACTGTGACTTGGACGCCTACCGTTGACGCGAACCGTATTAGTTGGCTCGGCGTTACTGGGGGCGGCTGCACCCGTTCTCGGACTGGAGTTTAA
- the yacG gene encoding DNA gyrase inhibitor YacG translates to MSQPMTVDCPTCGAPVEWTPESKFRPFCSDRCKLIDLGAWASEEHAIPVAPDAEDELFSGDFDPRQH, encoded by the coding sequence ATGAGCCAACCAATGACCGTCGATTGCCCAACCTGCGGAGCGCCCGTGGAATGGACACCGGAGAGTAAATTCCGGCCGTTTTGCTCGGACCGTTGCAAGCTGATAGACCTGGGTGCCTGGGCGTCGGAAGAACATGCGATTCCGGTGGCGCCGGATGCGGAAGACGAACTGTTTTCGGGTGATTTCGACCCTCGTCAGCACTGA
- the ampE gene encoding regulatory signaling modulator protein AmpE — protein MSFLVLLLAVWIEKFSALRRRIQRDGPWLNQLSRLESNPRSAKRPWWILMVTVVLPLVVLALILVIVGSVAYGWLALPIHLLVLIYSLGRGDVKATLGSFRDACRRGDQEAAVLVAERDLGVQAENEEQLLGGAQTYLLWQIYQGFFAVIFWYFVLGPVAALAYRLLALASEHGKTPAVVERATQARHAFDWVPVRLLAASFALVGNFVAVSRVMLSELLNWNISASRLISKVGCVAGEVPAPVVGVEGVNSLDVLWELLIRSAIVWYVGFALITLFV, from the coding sequence ATGAGTTTTCTGGTTTTGCTGCTGGCGGTCTGGATCGAGAAGTTCTCGGCCCTGCGCCGGCGTATCCAGCGCGATGGGCCATGGCTCAATCAATTGAGTCGGCTGGAATCCAACCCGCGCTCGGCCAAACGGCCGTGGTGGATTCTGATGGTGACGGTTGTGCTGCCTTTGGTGGTCCTGGCCCTGATATTGGTCATTGTCGGCTCGGTGGCCTATGGCTGGCTCGCGCTGCCGATCCATTTACTGGTGCTGATTTACAGCCTGGGCCGTGGCGACGTCAAAGCCACCCTCGGCTCGTTTCGAGACGCTTGCCGTCGGGGCGATCAGGAAGCAGCAGTGCTGGTTGCCGAACGTGATCTGGGGGTTCAGGCCGAGAATGAAGAACAGCTCTTGGGCGGCGCTCAAACGTATTTGCTGTGGCAGATATATCAGGGCTTTTTCGCGGTGATTTTCTGGTATTTCGTGCTCGGCCCGGTTGCCGCGTTGGCGTACCGCTTGCTGGCGCTGGCCTCGGAGCACGGCAAGACACCAGCGGTGGTTGAGCGCGCGACCCAGGCAAGGCATGCCTTTGATTGGGTGCCCGTGCGTTTGCTGGCGGCCAGCTTCGCACTGGTCGGAAACTTCGTAGCGGTCAGCCGCGTGATGCTCAGCGAATTGCTGAACTGGAACATCAGTGCCTCGCGCCTGATCAGCAAAGTCGGCTGTGTCGCTGGCGAGGTTCCGGCGCCCGTGGTGGGCGTCGAGGGCGTCAACAGCCTGGACGTATTGTGGGAATTGCTCATCCGCTCGGCCATCGTCTGGTACGTCGGCTTTGCGTTGATCACGTTATTCGTTTGA
- a CDS encoding prepilin peptidase, which translates to MPLLDLLASSPLAFVLCALVFGLLVGSFLNVVIYRLPNMMIRDWKIQSREMLDLPAEPQPETFNLILPHSRCPHCSHKIRAWENIPVVSYLFLGGKCSQCKAPISKRYPLVELACGLLSAFIAWHFGFGWQAGAMLVLTWGLLAMSLIDADHQLLPDAIVLPLLWLGLIVNAFGLFTSLTDALWGAVAGYLVLWCVFWLFKLITGKEGMGYGDFKLLAMLGAWGGWQILPLTILLSSIVGAVLGLILLRLRNVETSTPIPFGPYLALAGWIALLWGDQITTSYLQIAGFR; encoded by the coding sequence ATGCCCCTCCTCGACCTCCTGGCCAGTTCCCCGCTGGCCTTCGTTCTATGCGCACTCGTCTTTGGCCTGCTCGTCGGCAGTTTCCTCAACGTGGTCATCTACCGCCTCCCCAACATGATGATCCGCGACTGGAAAATCCAGTCCCGGGAAATGCTCGACCTCCCCGCCGAGCCGCAACCAGAAACCTTCAACCTCATCCTCCCCCACTCCCGCTGCCCGCACTGCTCACACAAAATCCGCGCGTGGGAGAACATTCCGGTCGTGAGTTATCTCTTCCTCGGCGGCAAGTGTTCCCAGTGCAAAGCCCCCATCAGCAAGCGCTACCCGCTGGTTGAATTGGCGTGCGGCTTGCTGTCGGCCTTCATCGCCTGGCATTTCGGTTTCGGCTGGCAGGCTGGGGCGATGCTGGTGCTGACATGGGGTTTGTTGGCGATGAGTCTGATCGACGCCGACCACCAGCTTCTGCCGGACGCAATCGTATTGCCGTTGTTGTGGCTGGGCCTGATCGTGAATGCGTTCGGGCTGTTCACGTCGCTGACCGATGCGCTGTGGGGCGCGGTCGCGGGGTATCTGGTGTTGTGGTGTGTGTTCTGGCTGTTCAAGCTGATCACGGGCAAGGAAGGCATGGGTTACGGCGACTTCAAGTTGCTGGCGATGCTCGGCGCGTGGGGTGGGTGGCAGATTTTGCCGCTGACGATTCTGCTGTCGTCGATTGTCGGGGCGGTTTTGGGGCTGATCCTGCTGCGTTTGCGCAATGTCGAGACCAGCACGCCGATCCCCTTCGGTCCTTATCTGGCCCTCGCGGGGTGGATCGCTTTGCTCTGGGGTGATCAAATAACCACTTCGTATTTGCAGATCGCCGGCTTCAGATGA
- the coaE gene encoding dephospho-CoA kinase (Dephospho-CoA kinase (CoaE) performs the final step in coenzyme A biosynthesis.) — protein MTSPASKPWILGLTGGIGSGKSAAAQCFVDLGVHLVDADNAARWVVEPGRPALAQIAEHFGPSVLQADGTLNRSALRELIFKDPQQRVWLESLLHPLIREEIRQYLARAESAYAILVSPLLLETSQHQMVQRVLVIDVPESVQIERTVLRDKTNEEQVRAILKAQASRDERLSRADDVIVNDRDPAWLKSEVERLHHFYLTLRGGQ, from the coding sequence ATGACTTCTCCTGCGTCAAAACCCTGGATTCTGGGCCTTACCGGTGGCATCGGCAGCGGCAAGAGTGCGGCCGCTCAGTGCTTCGTCGATCTCGGCGTGCATTTGGTGGACGCCGATAACGCCGCCCGCTGGGTGGTCGAACCCGGGCGTCCTGCCCTGGCGCAGATTGCCGAGCACTTCGGCCCGAGCGTGTTGCAGGCCGATGGCACGCTGAATCGCTCGGCGTTGCGCGAGCTGATTTTCAAGGATCCGCAACAGCGGGTCTGGCTCGAAAGCCTGCTGCATCCGCTGATCCGAGAGGAAATCCGGCAGTATCTGGCGCGCGCCGAATCGGCTTACGCGATTCTGGTGTCGCCGCTGTTGCTGGAGACTTCTCAGCACCAGATGGTGCAGCGGGTATTGGTCATTGATGTGCCGGAATCGGTTCAAATCGAGCGCACGGTGTTGCGCGACAAGACCAACGAGGAGCAGGTGCGGGCGATTCTCAAGGCGCAGGCCAGTCGCGATGAGCGCTTGAGCCGGGCCGATGATGTGATCGTCAATGACCGTGACCCGGCCTGGCTGAAAAGCGAAGTCGAGCGCCTGCATCACTTTTATTTAACTTTGCGTGGAGGCCAATGA
- a CDS encoding hydrolase: protein MSIRELLNPTNAALILIDHQPQMAFGVQSIDRQTLKNNTVGLAKAAKIFNVPTIYTSVETKSFSGFIWPELLAVFPDQQPIERTSMNSWEDKKLVEAVKATGRKKLIIAALWTEVCLNFPTLDALAEGYEVYIVTDASGGTTKEAHDMSVQRMIQAGAVPVTWQQVLLEFQRDWAHKETYEAVMELVLEHSGAYGMGVDYAYTMVHGAPQRKLG from the coding sequence CAGCCGCAAATGGCTTTTGGCGTTCAATCGATCGATCGCCAGACCCTGAAGAACAACACTGTTGGCCTGGCCAAGGCCGCCAAGATATTCAACGTGCCGACGATCTACACTTCGGTCGAAACCAAAAGCTTCAGCGGTTTCATCTGGCCTGAACTGCTGGCGGTGTTCCCGGATCAGCAGCCGATCGAGCGCACGTCGATGAACTCGTGGGAAGACAAAAAACTGGTGGAAGCGGTCAAGGCGACCGGCCGCAAGAAGCTGATCATCGCCGCACTGTGGACCGAGGTCTGCCTGAACTTCCCGACGCTGGACGCCTTGGCTGAAGGCTACGAGGTGTACATCGTCACTGACGCTTCCGGTGGCACGACCAAGGAAGCGCACGACATGTCGGTTCAACGGATGATTCAGGCAGGCGCCGTGCCGGTCACCTGGCAGCAGGTTTTGCTCGAATTCCAGCGCGACTGGGCACACAAGGAAACCTACGAGGCGGTGATGGAGTTGGTCCTGGAGCACAGCGGTGCATACGGCATGGGCGTCGATTACGCCTACACCATGGTCCACGGCGCGCCGCAGCGTAAATTGGGCTAA
- the pilB gene encoding type IV-A pilus assembly ATPase PilB translates to MTDVVLTGLAKQLVVAELLTEKTAQKAYEQARRDKVSLVHHLVETKLLKSITLAEVASDQFGIPFLDLGTLDKETQPKGLVSEKLIRQHCALPLWRRGNKLFVGISDPTNHQAITDIQFSTGLTTEAILVEDDKLTFAIDKFFDGNAGMGDLADVDLGLEIEAVDESKETAIGGQDADDAPVVRFVNKMLMDAIRLGSSDLHFEPYEKIFRVRLRTDGILHEVAKPPIHLAGRIAARLKVMASLDISERRKPQDGRIKLRISKNRAIDFRVNTLPTLWGEKIVMRILDPTTAQMGIDALGYEPEQKALYLEALRQPQGMILVTGPTGSGKTVSLYTGLNILNTVDINISTAEDPVEINLEGINQVNVNPRQGMDFSQALRAFLRQDPDVIMVGEIRDLETAEIAIKASQTGHMVLSTLHTNSAAETLTRLHHMGVAAFNIATAINLIIAQRLARKLCAHCKKEVEIPRETLIAEGFPESQIGSFQLYSPVGCEHCNGGYKGRVGIYEVVKSTPALERIIMEEGNSIQISEQMRRDGFNDLRTSGLMKAMQGVTSLEEINRVTKD, encoded by the coding sequence ATGACTGACGTCGTCCTAACCGGCTTGGCTAAACAACTTGTTGTGGCTGAGCTGCTCACTGAAAAAACGGCCCAAAAAGCCTACGAACAAGCGCGACGTGACAAGGTTTCGCTCGTGCACCACCTCGTCGAGACGAAGCTGCTTAAGAGCATCACGCTGGCTGAGGTCGCGTCAGATCAATTCGGCATTCCATTTCTTGATCTCGGCACGCTGGACAAGGAGACCCAACCGAAAGGGCTCGTCAGTGAGAAGCTCATTCGCCAGCACTGCGCGCTTCCGCTGTGGCGTAGGGGTAACAAGCTTTTTGTGGGCATATCCGACCCCACCAATCATCAAGCTATTACTGACATCCAGTTCAGCACCGGCCTGACCACTGAAGCCATATTGGTCGAAGACGACAAACTGACCTTCGCCATCGATAAGTTTTTCGACGGCAATGCTGGTATGGGCGACTTGGCGGACGTTGACCTTGGTCTAGAAATCGAAGCGGTCGATGAGAGCAAAGAAACTGCGATTGGCGGCCAAGACGCCGATGACGCGCCGGTCGTCCGCTTCGTTAATAAGATGCTGATGGACGCTATCCGCCTAGGATCGTCTGATCTGCATTTCGAACCCTATGAAAAGATCTTTCGTGTAAGGCTCCGCACCGACGGCATTCTTCATGAGGTGGCAAAGCCGCCCATTCACTTGGCTGGCCGGATCGCTGCACGCCTGAAGGTCATGGCAAGCCTCGATATTTCGGAGCGTCGAAAACCGCAAGATGGCCGCATCAAACTCCGAATTTCTAAAAACCGGGCCATCGACTTCCGGGTCAACACGCTACCCACACTGTGGGGCGAAAAAATCGTGATGCGGATTCTGGATCCCACTACCGCTCAAATGGGCATTGACGCCTTAGGCTACGAGCCAGAACAGAAAGCGCTTTACCTTGAAGCTCTTCGCCAACCCCAAGGCATGATCCTGGTGACCGGCCCTACCGGCTCGGGTAAAACAGTATCGCTCTACACTGGATTGAATATTCTCAACACTGTCGATATCAATATATCGACGGCAGAGGACCCGGTCGAAATAAATCTCGAAGGCATCAACCAGGTCAACGTCAATCCGCGTCAGGGGATGGACTTCTCTCAGGCACTACGAGCGTTTCTGCGTCAGGATCCTGACGTAATCATGGTGGGTGAAATCCGAGATCTGGAAACAGCCGAAATCGCGATTAAGGCTTCGCAGACCGGCCACATGGTTTTGTCTACGCTGCACACCAACAGCGCGGCTGAAACCCTGACTCGCCTGCACCACATGGGCGTTGCAGCGTTCAACATTGCGACCGCAATCAACCTGATCATTGCTCAACGCCTGGCGCGCAAACTGTGCGCGCACTGCAAGAAAGAAGTCGAGATCCCACGGGAGACATTGATTGCAGAAGGTTTCCCCGAGTCGCAAATCGGATCATTCCAGCTTTACTCCCCAGTGGGATGCGAGCACTGCAACGGCGGCTACAAAGGCCGAGTAGGTATCTACGAAGTGGTGAAGAGCACGCCCGCACTGGAGCGCATCATCATGGAGGAAGGCAACTCGATCCAGATTTCCGAACAGATGCGCAGAGACGGCTTCAACGATCTGCGCACGTCCGGCCTGATGAAGGCGATGCAGGGCGTAACCAGTCTTGAAGAAATAAACCGGGTGACCAAGGATTAA
- a CDS encoding DUF1631 domain-containing protein, with translation MQNDGNKVVPLKAGADHSGSSPVARLPVVLLQVRDRAAQQLKESLQTLFDNADDTLFEMADRAHNNTEQNIFFEAMRDLRLKRKSIERNFLDKFFEAFLRLGQYEVSEPPIPEPVSYDKLALVHNDDLERTVAVDAMVVKVMSRDGIALGQLTTRLNVLIPQPLTDETNPLGPTLLCDYFLQAGRSLGVEIKVKLIILKLFEKYALSNADQLYEEANQLLISAGVLPELKALPSRRSTDRIASVPPSSEAVRADNAAILQATESLDKSVQDVFSALQELLVHVRGNLTPRPDSVTEARPISSQDLLRLLSHLQQYVPKVEDSDDFDLRAQLEQLISRVSARSGKFRVVGTMDEDVINLISMLFEFILDDRNLPSSLRALIGRLQIPMLKVAVIDKSFFSRGSHPARRLLNEIASAALGWGGRDDTQRDSLYARIDQIVQRLLHDFVDDPAIFTELLVDFLAFTSDERRRSELLEQRTRDAEQGRALAELARQRVQQALNDRLLGKTLPQVVVRLLQEAWSKVLLLTCLKHGDQSAEWASGLQAMDDLIWSVEPHDEPDARQRLLEVVPGLLKSLRDGLSSAAFDPFATSEFFSQLEVLHVQAFSHVPRTPKGDAEGDQPQAADGPTMMAVVEEIVLVGPGEQIQSEPSMQLPADDEGLMQVEKLRLGSWVEIHEDESHKLRCKLAAIVEPSGRYVFVNRTGMKVLEKTRMGLAVEFRRGTIRVLDDALLFDRALESVLGNLRKLKG, from the coding sequence ATGCAGAACGACGGTAACAAAGTGGTGCCCTTGAAGGCAGGTGCGGATCATTCGGGATCCTCGCCTGTTGCTCGGCTGCCCGTCGTTTTGCTTCAGGTTCGTGACCGGGCGGCGCAGCAGCTCAAGGAAAGCCTGCAGACGCTTTTCGATAATGCTGACGACACGCTTTTCGAAATGGCCGACCGTGCTCACAACAACACTGAGCAGAACATTTTTTTCGAAGCCATGCGCGACTTGCGCCTGAAGCGTAAAAGCATCGAGCGCAATTTCCTCGACAAATTCTTTGAAGCGTTCCTGCGCCTGGGTCAGTACGAAGTTTCTGAGCCCCCGATTCCCGAGCCTGTCTCCTACGACAAGCTTGCGTTGGTCCATAACGATGATCTCGAGCGCACCGTGGCGGTTGATGCCATGGTGGTCAAGGTCATGAGTCGCGACGGTATCGCCCTGGGTCAACTGACCACGCGTTTGAACGTACTCATCCCCCAGCCGTTGACCGACGAGACCAATCCGTTGGGGCCGACGCTCCTGTGCGACTATTTCCTGCAGGCCGGGCGCAGCCTCGGCGTTGAAATCAAGGTAAAGCTGATCATTCTCAAGCTGTTTGAGAAATACGCCTTGAGCAACGCTGATCAGCTTTATGAGGAAGCCAACCAGTTGCTGATTTCCGCAGGTGTATTGCCGGAACTTAAGGCATTGCCGTCCCGCCGCTCCACTGATCGTATCGCCAGCGTGCCGCCTTCGAGCGAAGCCGTGCGCGCCGACAACGCCGCCATTCTCCAGGCGACGGAAAGCCTCGATAAAAGCGTGCAAGACGTGTTTTCGGCGCTGCAGGAGTTGCTGGTGCACGTGCGTGGAAATCTGACGCCGCGCCCCGATTCGGTGACTGAAGCGCGTCCGATTTCAAGCCAGGACTTGCTGCGTCTGCTGTCCCACTTGCAGCAGTACGTCCCGAAAGTCGAAGACAGCGACGACTTCGACCTCCGCGCCCAGCTTGAGCAGTTGATCAGCCGGGTGAGCGCGAGAAGCGGCAAGTTTCGCGTCGTCGGCACGATGGATGAGGACGTTATCAACCTCATCTCGATGCTCTTCGAATTCATTCTCGACGACCGCAATCTGCCAAGTTCGCTGCGCGCGTTGATCGGCCGTTTGCAGATTCCGATGCTCAAGGTCGCGGTCATCGACAAGAGTTTCTTCAGCCGTGGTAGCCACCCTGCGCGCCGGCTGCTGAACGAAATCGCGTCAGCGGCGCTTGGCTGGGGTGGTCGCGACGACACCCAGCGCGACTCGCTTTATGCCCGCATCGATCAGATCGTTCAGCGTCTGCTCCACGATTTCGTCGATGATCCGGCGATCTTCACGGAATTACTGGTGGATTTTCTGGCCTTCACCAGCGACGAGCGCCGCCGCAGTGAGCTGCTCGAGCAGCGCACCCGTGATGCAGAACAAGGCCGCGCGTTGGCAGAGTTGGCACGTCAGCGTGTGCAGCAGGCGCTCAACGATCGCCTGCTTGGCAAGACGCTGCCGCAGGTGGTTGTTCGCCTGTTGCAGGAGGCGTGGAGCAAGGTGCTGTTGCTCACATGCCTGAAGCACGGCGATCAGTCGGCTGAATGGGCGTCAGGTCTTCAGGCAATGGACGATTTGATCTGGAGCGTCGAGCCCCATGACGAACCGGATGCTCGACAGCGTTTGCTTGAAGTGGTACCTGGGCTGCTGAAATCCCTGCGCGACGGCCTGAGCAGCGCGGCTTTTGATCCCTTTGCCACCAGCGAATTCTTCAGCCAGCTCGAAGTGCTTCACGTCCAGGCGTTCAGCCATGTGCCGCGGACGCCAAAAGGCGACGCGGAAGGCGATCAGCCCCAGGCTGCTGACGGCCCGACGATGATGGCGGTGGTCGAGGAGATCGTGCTGGTCGGGCCCGGCGAGCAAATCCAGAGCGAACCGTCGATGCAGCTTCCTGCCGATGACGAAGGCTTGATGCAGGTCGAAAAGCTTCGTCTCGGCAGTTGGGTCGAGATCCACGAGGACGAATCCCACAAGCTGCGCTGCAAGCTGGCGGCGATCGTTGAGCCGAGCGGTCGCTACGTGTTCGTCAATCGCACTGGCATGAAAGTCCTTGAGAAAACCCGGATGGGTCTGGCGGTGGAGTTCCGTCGCGGCACGATTCGTGTTCTCGACGACGCCCTGCTGTTCGACCGCGCACTGGAGTCGGTACTGGGCAATCTGCGCAAGCTCAAGGGCTAA
- a CDS encoding type II secretion system F family protein has translation MATKAVKVSVYAWEGLDKKGTKLTGETTGHNPALVKALLRKQGINPTKVRKKSVSIFGKGKKIKPLDIAFFSRQMATMMKAGVPLLQSFDIISEGHDNPNMRKLVDDIKQEVAAGHSFATALRQKPLYFDDLFCNLVDAGEQAGALETLLDRVATYKEKTESLKAKIKKAMTYPIAVVIVAFIVTGILLLKVVPQFQTIFEGFGAELPAFTLMVIGLSKIVQDYWWMILAGIGLSIFLFRRAYRTSEKFRNGLDRALLKVPVIGPLLYKSAVARYARTLSTTFAAGVPLVEALDSVAGATGNVVFKNAVNKVKQDVSTGMQLNFSMRSTGVFPMLAIQMTAIGEESGALDSMLDKVATYYEDEVDNMVDSLTSLMEPMIMAFLGVIVGGLVIAMYLPIFKLGQVV, from the coding sequence ATGGCGACCAAAGCAGTAAAAGTCAGCGTCTATGCTTGGGAAGGGCTGGATAAAAAAGGGACAAAGCTAACCGGCGAAACAACTGGGCACAACCCTGCTCTGGTCAAGGCCTTACTCCGCAAGCAGGGCATCAACCCAACCAAGGTCCGTAAAAAATCCGTTTCGATCTTTGGCAAGGGTAAAAAGATTAAGCCGCTGGACATCGCATTCTTCAGCCGCCAGATGGCCACCATGATGAAAGCGGGTGTACCGCTCCTACAATCCTTCGACATCATCAGCGAGGGGCATGACAACCCGAACATGCGCAAGTTGGTAGACGACATCAAACAGGAAGTCGCGGCAGGGCACAGCTTTGCTACAGCACTGAGGCAGAAGCCCTTATATTTCGACGACCTTTTCTGCAATCTGGTAGACGCTGGCGAACAAGCGGGGGCTCTTGAAACTTTGTTGGATCGAGTCGCGACCTACAAAGAAAAGACCGAATCGCTTAAAGCCAAGATCAAAAAAGCGATGACCTATCCCATCGCTGTGGTCATCGTCGCCTTTATCGTAACGGGGATTTTGTTACTCAAAGTAGTACCCCAGTTTCAGACTATTTTTGAAGGGTTTGGAGCGGAGCTACCTGCATTCACATTGATGGTGATCGGCTTATCAAAAATTGTTCAGGACTATTGGTGGATGATACTGGCCGGGATCGGATTAAGTATTTTCTTGTTTCGGCGCGCGTACCGAACTTCCGAAAAGTTTAGAAATGGCCTGGACCGGGCACTGCTCAAGGTGCCTGTCATCGGTCCGTTGTTGTACAAATCCGCCGTGGCGCGATATGCGCGGACTTTGTCCACGACATTCGCTGCGGGCGTTCCACTGGTAGAGGCGCTTGATTCCGTCGCTGGCGCGACCGGGAATGTTGTTTTCAAGAACGCCGTCAACAAAGTCAAGCAGGACGTTTCCACCGGCATGCAACTCAACTTCTCCATGCGCAGTACCGGCGTGTTTCCGATGCTGGCCATACAGATGACCGCAATTGGAGAGGAATCCGGAGCGCTGGACTCGATGCTTGATAAAGTCGCGACCTACTATGAGGACGAAGTTGACAATATGGTCGACAGCCTGACGAGCCTTATGGAACCCATGATTATGGCTTTCTTGGGTGTCATTGTCGGCGGACTCGTGATCGCCATGTACCTCCCTATTTTCAAGCTCGGACAAGTCGTCTAA
- the ampD gene encoding 1,6-anhydro-N-acetylmuramyl-L-alanine amidase AmpD: protein MHLDPATGWCHGAQQCPSPNFNARPENEISLLVIHNISLPPAQFKTGKVQAFFQNRLDVTEHPYFEGIAELRVSAHFLIERDGAVTQFVSCLDRAWHAGVSVFEGRETCNDFSIGIELEGTDDQPFTDAQYEALVELTRQLQAAWPTITTQRICGHSDIAPGRKTDPGPCFDWARFRAALDV from the coding sequence ATGCATCTGGACCCTGCCACCGGCTGGTGCCACGGCGCGCAGCAATGCCCTTCACCCAATTTCAATGCGCGGCCGGAAAACGAAATCTCGTTGCTGGTGATCCACAACATCAGTCTGCCACCCGCGCAGTTCAAGACCGGCAAGGTCCAAGCGTTTTTCCAGAACCGGCTGGACGTCACAGAACACCCCTATTTTGAAGGCATCGCCGAGCTGCGGGTGTCTGCGCACTTCCTGATTGAGCGCGACGGAGCGGTGACGCAATTCGTGTCGTGTCTGGATCGTGCCTGGCATGCAGGTGTGTCAGTCTTCGAGGGGCGCGAGACGTGCAATGATTTTTCCATTGGCATAGAGCTGGAAGGCACTGATGATCAACCTTTCACCGACGCGCAATATGAGGCGTTGGTCGAGCTGACCCGCCAGCTGCAAGCGGCGTGGCCGACGATTACGACGCAACGCATATGTGGTCACAGCGATATCGCGCCGGGGCGCAAGACCGATCCGGGGCCGTGTTTTGACTGGGCGCGGTTTCGTGCCGCCTTGGATGTTTGA
- the nadC gene encoding carboxylating nicotinate-nucleotide diphosphorylase — protein MPNLRLDALAAEIEANVRRALLEDVSSGDITAQLIPAERLAKATVISRDAAVIAGTAWVDAVFRQLDPRVAVHWQVVDGDRVQPNQALFHLEGPARSLLTGERSALNFLQLLSGVATRAQHYADMVADTQVKLLDTRKTLPGLRMAQKYAVTCGGCHNHRIGLFDAFLIKENHIAACGGIAEAITAAHKIAPGKPVEIEVESLDELKQALDGGADIIMLDELSLDDMREAVRLTAGRAKLEASGGVTDATLRTIAETGVDYISIGTLTKDVKAVDLSMRLSL, from the coding sequence ATGCCAAACCTACGTCTTGATGCCCTCGCTGCTGAAATCGAAGCCAACGTACGCCGCGCGTTGCTGGAGGATGTGAGCAGTGGCGACATCACCGCGCAGCTGATTCCGGCGGAGCGACTGGCGAAGGCCACGGTGATCTCCCGCGACGCAGCGGTGATTGCCGGTACAGCATGGGTCGATGCGGTTTTCCGTCAGCTTGACCCGCGAGTGGCCGTGCATTGGCAGGTCGTTGATGGTGATCGCGTGCAGCCCAATCAGGCGCTGTTCCATCTAGAAGGCCCCGCCCGCTCCTTGCTGACGGGCGAACGCAGCGCGCTCAACTTCCTTCAACTGCTGTCAGGCGTCGCCACCCGCGCGCAGCATTATGCCGACATGGTCGCGGACACTCAGGTCAAACTGCTCGACACCCGCAAAACCCTTCCGGGCCTGAGAATGGCGCAGAAATACGCGGTCACCTGCGGCGGCTGCCATAACCATCGCATCGGCTTGTTCGACGCCTTCCTGATCAAGGAAAACCACATCGCCGCGTGTGGCGGTATTGCGGAAGCCATCACCGCCGCCCACAAGATCGCACCGGGCAAGCCTGTGGAAATCGAAGTGGAAAGCCTCGACGAACTCAAACAAGCCCTCGATGGCGGCGCCGACATCATCATGCTCGACGAACTGAGCCTGGACGACATGCGCGAAGCCGTGCGCCTCACGGCGGGCCGCGCCAAGCTGGAGGCCAGCGGCGGCGTGACTGATGCGACCTTGAGGACCATTGCTGAAACCGGCGTTGATTACATCTCCATTGGGACGCTGACTAAAGACGTGAAGGCGGTGGATTTGTCGATGCGACTGAGCCTCTGA